CGAACCGCGCAGACTATCAGCAGATGCTGAGCGATGCCCAGGCTGGGAAGTTCTCCCACTTGGGTCTGTATCGGGCAGACCGCTTTGGCCGCAATGCAGTGGAGGGACTGCAAGCGGCCACTAAGCTGATTAGCTGGGGTGTCAAGGTTCGGGTAGCTAATATGCCCACCCTCCAGCCGGAAACTCCGGATGGCTTCTTCATGTTCCTGTTGCAGATGGGCTTAGCGCAGCGAGAAGTGGATGTGTTGCGTGAACGCACCCGGGATGGGATGGAAGCCAAGATGCGTATGGGCGGCTGGCCTAACAAAGCTCCCTTTGGTTATGTCAACAAAGAGAAGCTAGTTTCCAGTAACAAGTATGACCGCTGGGTGGAGCAAGACCCCAACAGTATCCAAGTGTTGAAGGATGCTTGGGATTTTCTGCTCACTGGCCGCTATACGCTGGACCAGATATGCGAAGAACTCACCCAGCGCGGCTACACAACCTACAGCGGCCGTCCCTGGGCCTGGAATGACCCTAAAACGGGCCGCAGGGAATATGCGGCCAACCGCCTGCACAAAATCCTGCACAACCCGTTCTATGCAGGCTGGGTCACTTCAAAGCGTTTTGGGATCGTCGCTGGTGAAGTTCGAGGCTCCTGGGAGGCAATTATCACGCCCAACCAATTCCAGAAGGGCGTAGATATTCTCAGGAAGAACGGCTCCGAGAAATCCTACGAGCGCAAGAACTTCTACCTGCTGCGTGGCCTACTCTGGGCAGAAGTCGGTGGTGAACGCTACAAGTTGCACGGCTCCACACCGAGCGGGCGTTCACAGAGCTACTCCTACTACATCACCCATGCCAAGCCAGGCGGCACCAGCCTGCACATCCCTTCCAAGCTGGTGGATGGGCAGATGGTGGATTTGCTGCAAGGCATTGAAATAGACGCGGACTTGATTCCAGAAATCCGCAAGATCTATGTTCAAGAAGTCCAGCAGTTCACCAACCAGGATAGGGACAAGCAGGTGGCCGACATGCGCCAGCGGCTGTCTCAGCTCAAAGAGGAAGAGGCGCGGCTGGGTCGCTTGCTTATCACAGGCAAGATCACGGAAGAAGCCTATGACCAGCTGCGCCTGGAATGGCAGGAAAAGCTGCGGAATGTAGAGCTTGGTTTGGCAGAGATGGAGCGGGATGCCAAGGTTCACCTTGACGATCTGGACTTGGCCATTGGGCTGCTAAGGGAGTTGGTGGATTACTACTTCTGGCTGGAGGACAAGCAGAAGAGCACCTTGCTTCAAATTCTGTTCAAGCGGCTGATAGTTGACGAGAAGGGCCGCCTGGTAGACTATGAGTTGAACTCGCCTTTCGTGTATCTGCGCTCCCTGGCTGACCGTTTCGGGCCGCCCTCGGAGCCTTCAAGCGGTTCGGTACAAGTCCGCGAAGGGGCATTACTGGAGAGGGAATGTGCCCTTTGGGCACATTCCCTCTCCAGTTTAGGGAGTTCCTACTCGGTTGTGCCGAGTGACGAAATTCCACGCATTGGAATCGGTACACATCCGCGAAGGCACATTCCCTCTCCAGCTAGGGAGTTCCTACTTCGCTGCGCCGAGTGACGAAACTCCACGCGCTACTCCCCATGGCCCACTATCCCGACCGGAATTTTAAAACCCCTTGACACAAGTTTCACAAACGCTATAATCTCACTTGACGAGCGTCCGGGTGCCCCCCTCACCTGGGCGCTTGTCATTTAATCTAGTAATACCCTCCCTGCTGGTAGCATCTATAGCGTATGGACTTCACCGCCGCAGAAATTGCATATATTCGTAGCCAACACCTGGCGCGTATTGGCACAGCATCGGCGCAAGGCGTGCCCGATGTGGCCGCAGTGGCCTTTGATTTTGATGGTGAAGTCTTCTACATCAGCGGCTATCGCAATCAGGCCACGCGCAAGTATCGCAACACGCGTGCCAATCCGCGGGCTTCGTTAGTCATCGACGATCTGGCCAGCCTGCAACCGTGGCGGCCGCGCAGCATCAAGATCGATGGCTCTGTAGATTTTGTGCATCGCCAGGGGTATGCTGGTGAGAAGGAGTATCTGCGTATCACTCCGCTTAAGAAACGTTCCTGGGGGCTGGAGTAAGCAGGCACAGTTTGCGCCCGCCCGGCCTGCAGATTGGAGAGATGAATGGCAACAACGCGTAACGCAGCAACGATCTGGGGGGGTGCAGTACTGGGTGGCCTGGCGGCCGCATTGCTGACTGGCTTGTTGGCCCTGGCCGAGCCATTGCTGGGGAT
The DNA window shown above is from Anaerolineales bacterium and carries:
- a CDS encoding recombinase family protein; its protein translation is MSEIVISPGWASYLRVSDEDKQTPERSFAFQRKHIQDSLLASSNVEFKREYCDMLTGTSPNRADYQQMLSDAQAGKFSHLGLYRADRFGRNAVEGLQAATKLISWGVKVRVANMPTLQPETPDGFFMFLLQMGLAQREVDVLRERTRDGMEAKMRMGGWPNKAPFGYVNKEKLVSSNKYDRWVEQDPNSIQVLKDAWDFLLTGRYTLDQICEELTQRGYTTYSGRPWAWNDPKTGRREYAANRLHKILHNPFYAGWVTSKRFGIVAGEVRGSWEAIITPNQFQKGVDILRKNGSEKSYERKNFYLLRGLLWAEVGGERYKLHGSTPSGRSQSYSYYITHAKPGGTSLHIPSKLVDGQMVDLLQGIEIDADLIPEIRKIYVQEVQQFTNQDRDKQVADMRQRLSQLKEEEARLGRLLITGKITEEAYDQLRLEWQEKLRNVELGLAEMERDAKVHLDDLDLAIGLLRELVDYYFWLEDKQKSTLLQILFKRLIVDEKGRLVDYELNSPFVYLRSLADRFGPPSEPSSGSVQVREGALLERECALWAHSLSSLGSSYSVVPSDEIPRIGIGTHPRRHIPSPAREFLLRCAE
- a CDS encoding PPOX class F420-dependent oxidoreductase — encoded protein: MDFTAAEIAYIRSQHLARIGTASAQGVPDVAAVAFDFDGEVFYISGYRNQATRKYRNTRANPRASLVIDDLASLQPWRPRSIKIDGSVDFVHRQGYAGEKEYLRITPLKKRSWGLE